From the genome of Candidatus Paceibacterota bacterium:
GGCTTGTCAGTGCGGTCAGGCTACGGTGTGGTTCCCATGGGGGCCGACCCCCATGGGAACCACACCGTAGCAGCACAGGTTAGACCCCGTAATCACAGGCCAAAGCCGCGGGGATCAGCGGGGACTCAAGAAGGCTGAAAGGCGGCATTACTGTCCCAAATTTGGACAGTATTGGGGTGGTGAAGGTCAGGAGGCCATCCGAGTCGTGCGGGTGCAACCACCCGTTGGAACTTATCGAAGATCCGTGATGAACCTGTAATTTAAGCATGTTCTTGCTGCAGCAGTGGCGGGAGGTTGAAGCGCGGAAACAACCTGGGGCGGGCCGGCCCGCCTTCGTGCGACACTGTTCCCTGCCGGAAATGAGTGTTGTTAGCGGGCCAGGCGGAAGAAGCGGGGGCTGGGCGCGTTGGTGGTCACTACAAGGTTATACCCGTTGGTGACGATGGGCGGCTGCGCGAGAAGCTCCCAATCACCGACGGCTAAATTGGTTCGGCTCTGAAGGTCAAACTGCCAACGGTTGGTGGGCCAGGAAAGGAGGAGTAGATCGCCCGCGCGGTGGAGGGCGAGGAGCGGCGGAATCACATCACCCGAGATCGTGACCATGTCTAGCCAAAGGGTGCCGGCGGTGCTGTAACTCCCGCTGGCCTGGGTTCCGAAATAGCGGTTGAGGCCCTGGCTGGTGGCGGTGCTTTCCCATTCGCTGACGAGGCGGATGCCGAAGTTCGGATTGTCGTTGGCGCCGGGGATATCGGCCAGGCTCAGGCCGGTGGGAAACCAGAGGGTTTCGGCCGGATTGGTGTAAACAAAGGAGGTGTTGCTGTAATTAAGGCCGTCCAGGGTGTATTGCACCCGCCAGTAGCGGCTGGCGGTGGCGCTGTTGTAGTGGTCCCACGACAGCGCGATGTTGCGGCAGCCGACGGTGCTGACGCGGAACTCGGCGCCGCTGGTCCTGTTTCCGGAGCCCGCCGAGGGGAATGGGGCCAGACGCCACGCCGAGTCGTCCCCGACGTTGGGATCATAGCTCTGCGCCGAGATGCTGCCGATTGTGGCGTTGGGGGTCCCCGCGGTAGCGATGACGCCGGATCCGGCGGCGGGATCAAGAGTGCCGGTGTCGGCGTTGCCATCCGGAGGGTCGCTGTTGAAATCCCACAGCGCGAGGATCTCCGGCCGCAGCACCTTGAGCATGAAAGACTCGCTGGGCGCGTAGTCGCCGTCGCTCACGACCACCGTGATCAGGCAGGCTCCGGCCTGATCCGGGGCAGGCGTCAACTGAAGGACCCGGTCGGCGCCCAACCCGCCCACCGAGATGCCCGAGGGCGGCAGGAGGGTGCCGTTGCTGGAGTAGGCGGTCACGGTGAGGTTGGTCGGGTTGGTTTCGGCATCATCAATCGCGAAGGGGATGGCAGCGGAGCTATTGGCCAGCATCGTGTGAGGGGCAAAGTCGTTGAGGATGGGGGCCAGGTTGGTCCAGGGCAGATTCGCCGGGGCGGTGGCAAAGCGCCAGGCCGGGCCGGTGGTGATCTGGCTGCCGTTGCTGACGGTAACATACCACTCGTAGGTGGCGCCCGGTGTCAGACCGGTCCAGAGGCAACTGGCCGTGCCGCCGGAAGGCACGGCGTTGGTAGCAATGGGGACAACTGCCACCGGCGCCGACTGCATGGGGTAGGAGAACTCGAACTGGCTGTCGGCATCGGTTTCGTATTGCCTGACCCAGGGTGAATAGCTGAAGACCCGCACGGAGTTGAAGGCCGGCGAGAAGCGCAGCAGCCGCAGGAACCCGTTGCCGCCGGCACCGCGGAACTGGTAATCCGAGACCAGGGTGCGGACGGTGTTGCCGGCGAACACGTCCTCGCGCGAACCTTCGCCATTCACATGGCCGCAGAGCATCAGGAACAGGTTGGTGTTGCCTTTGAGGGCGTCATAAATGGCGGCGCCCTGGGAGCCGAAATCGGAGGGGATGACCGGGCGGCCAATGTAATGGCTGACAACGATGGCGCGGCGGTCGGAATACGTTTCCAGGAGCGCATTGGCCCAGGTCAGCGGCCCGGCACTGGCGGACGGGTCGTACTCCAGATAGACCGCGATGAAATCCATCCCTCCGGCGGTGAAGAGGTCGAAGTGATTGTCGTTGTTGCCGCCGTAGTAGCCGCCGTAGTAGGACTTGCCGGCAAAGTGGCCTGTCCCGAAGAACTGGTTGTAGTAGGCGGTGCTGGCGCCGTCGGGGTCGCCATTTGGCTCCTGGTCGTGGTTGCCCACGGTCGTGCCGTAGGGAATGCCATCCGGGAGGCCCGTGGTGAGCGGGTTTTCGAGCCGATAGAGGGCGTTGGTGGCGTTTTGCCACTGGGAAAGGCTGTCGCCGGCGTCAACGATGTCGCCCAGGTGCGCCACGTAGGCGATGTCCCAGGCGAGGCGGTTGCTGACGATCCAATCGGCCTGGGCGCTGAACATGGCGGGCAGGCCGCGCCTGGCGGGAGCGCAGTAGTACTGCGAATCCGGCAGGACCGCGATGGTGAAGTCCGGGCCGGCGGGGACAACGCCGCCGTAGAAGGTGACCGTCAGGTCGCGGTTCTCAGGATCGCTCACATTGACCTGCAAGACGGGTGAGGTGGACACGTTTAACTCATTGCTGGCCGGCGAGTGCAGCGCCGGCTGGCCTGGCGGCGGCACATAAACGGGGTTGGGGCCGCCGAAGACCATGTCCGGAAGCTTCAGGCCCTGATAGAACGGATCACTGGCGGAGGCCAAGGTGAAATCCAGGGGGGTGCCGGAACCGCCGTTCAGTATAGCTCCAAACCAATCCGCGGCGGTGGAGCCGGTGGACTCGCCCTTGCGCCCCACGTACATGGCGCCCGAAGTGGTGGGCGGCGTCCCGGGCACGTCAAGCACGTTGGCGTATTGGCTGGTTCCGGAAGCCGCGCCTCCCACGCGCAGGGTGATGGCGCCGTACGACCGGTCGTCGGGCGACTGAGTTGCCGCGCCGTCAAGGATGCCCACCGAATCCACGAGGGACCAACCGGGAGGCAGCGGGTCGAGCCAGCCGTCGTCGTTCGCGTCCAGGTCCAGCGTCAGCGCGGGGGGGCTGCCGGTCCCGATATTGACCAGCAGGATGGTCGTGACGCGGTTCTCCCAATCAACCTGTGCGCCATCGCCGCTGTATCCGACGGTGCTGGCTCCGGCCAGGCCCCACCCCTGCCCGGCAGTGTTCTGAATCACGGTCGCCCCGGGCACCGTGGCGGTGTAAGCGCTGAAGTTCTGGCGGGCGAACAGGTAGCCGTTCGCGCCGATCGAGAAGGCCCCCAGATCAAAGAACTGGTTGATGTCGCCCATTCCCTCGGCGACCTGCCCTTCGAGGCTCAAGAGGTAATAGCCCGCCAGCGACAGGCCGGGCGCGCCGCGCAGCTCGAAGTGCTCGTTGCCAAAGCTCGCTCCGCTGTCGGAACCATTCGGGTTGGTCAGCACCTCGTTGATCCAGACCGGCTGCGCCCCGGCGATGCCGGTAGAGAGGGGTGCAACCGCGAGGAGGATGAGCGCGACAAACACAAACCCGCGGCTGGACAATTGGATACTGGGTCTCATTCCCGGCGCAAAACTAAAGCCGCAGAGCAGGCGATCCCCACCCTGCGGCAAAACAGCATATGCTCGGCGTGTTTTTGCGGGTCAGCGCTTGGCTTTGGCGCTGCGATCGGTGTCTTGCGAAAAGTCCCAGACGTCCAGCCATTTGACCCGCTTGACGAACTCGGCATGGCCGTCGCAGAAATTCATGATGCCGCCTTCTTTGCCGTGGTTGTCCTCCGGATCGGGGAAGTTGCTGTTCATGGGGGTGGCAAACACCACAGGAGAAGCCGTGCCGCGGTCGGCATCCGCCATGAGAAACACCGAAGACGGAGACTGCTTGGCCCCCTGCCATTGGGGTGCATTCTTGTTGATGTGGCTGGTCACAAGCTGCTCGGTCTTCTTGAGGCCGGTGACGCCGGAGCCGGTGAGGCAACCCATCACCTCGTAGCCCAATCCGCGCGAATCCGGCGGATCGTAGGGAGCCAGCTTCACCAGGTCTACCAACACCCGCTCGGTCTGGTTGGGCGGGGGCTTGAACTGCCACGAGTCCACCGCGTCCACTACCACCCGGTGGCGGGTGCTGGGACAGTTGAACACCTTGGTGGCCGGGACAAACGTGGGGTAGAGGAAGCTCAGGTCGTCGTCCGTCGTCGAGCGGTCCGCGCCGGGAGCAATCTTCGGTTTCTCGAGCGGGTGCCAGCTTGGCGCGGTGTAATGTCCGCGGTACTCGTTGGCGTACATGACACAGCCCAGCCCCAGTTGCTTCAGATTGTTCAGACAACTGACCCGATGGGCTTTGGACTTGGCTCGCGCCAGGGCCGGCAGGAGCAACGCGGCCAGGATCGCGATGATGGCGATGACCACCAGCAGTTCAATCAAGGTAAACGCCCCTGCTCGTGCGCAAGGGGCCGTCCTGGCAGGGACCCCTCGTTGTGGCCTGACTCGTCGCTTCATAAACGGTTCCGCTAATTCGACATCTCGGGCATCTCCCGGTGTCCCTAGGGTTTGGCCAGTACGTAGTAGAAGGCGCCTCCGGCGGGCGCCGCTGTGTCCGTGTAGTCAGTCGTTGTCACCGTTGCGATCGGCGCGTAGCCAGCCTTGTTCGCCACGTTCGTGCTCCGATACACGACATATTTGAGGTTGAAGCTGGCGGGGCCGGCCAGGGACCACTCCAGCTTCGGTCCCGAGCCCGTCTGGGTGACGTTGGTAATCGAGAAATTGGAGAGCGCGAACGGCGCAGGCGCCTCCGAGTGGAAAATGATCAGCCGCCCGCCGCCGCCGGCGATGCTGGTGTCGGACACGACCATGAAGCCGCCGTTGGTGGAGAACACCATGCCCGGATCATGGAAGTTCATCTGGCGAAACGCCTGCGACGGGTCCTTTAGCGGAAAACTCAGTTCCTTAATGTCGTCGGTGGGGGTCAAACTCGTGTCCACCGACCAGACCTCGTCCAAACCGTCGTCAGCGACCCACACCCTGCCCGTGTTGGGATCCACTGCCAGGGCTTGGCCCGTCGTCATGGTAAAGCCGCGTCCGAAGATTGCCCGAGGGGCGTCAATTCCGTTAACGATGGTGATGTAACCGTCCGTAGTCAACGTGACCAGCCCGCCAGACTGTGGCAGTGATCCAATCGCGTCCAGATTGGCATAGCCGAGGGAGGAATCCGACGGGCTCACCAGGAAGGTGTTATTGGTCTGGTCCAACTCAGTCGTCGCCGGGTCCAGCAGGTTCAGCGCGTTGTTGGCATCACCGTCGCTGCCGCGATCGGCGATCACGAGCCAGCCGGGCTGTCCCGGGGAACCGGCCCAGTTGGCCGGAGCGAAAGCCAGGTCAATCGGATCATCATCTGCTGTGGTGCCGCCAAATTCGGCGATAACCCTCTCGGGCGTGTTGGCGGACCAGGGCGCCTTGAGGCGCATGAGCTCCCCGTCGTAGGGATGCACCCACCAAAGGGTGCCGTCGTCCTGCACAACCATGCCGGAGGGGCGATCCAGGCCGGTGACGATCGGCGTGGAATCCACCCACCAGTTGCCGCTGGCCACTTTGTAGGCCCGGTAAATCCCGCCCCCCGCAATCTCCACGTTGAAGAGGATGGTGGTGTTATCGCGCGGGTCCACGGCGACATCTCCGACGGGGCCGCCAATGGTCAGGATCGTGTTGGTGGTGAACCGGGTGCCGTTG
Proteins encoded in this window:
- a CDS encoding prepilin-type N-terminal cleavage/methylation domain-containing protein → MKRRVRPQRGVPARTAPCARAGAFTLIELLVVIAIIAILAALLLPALARAKSKAHRVSCLNNLKQLGLGCVMYANEYRGHYTAPSWHPLEKPKIAPGADRSTTDDDLSFLYPTFVPATKVFNCPSTRHRVVVDAVDSWQFKPPPNQTERVLVDLVKLAPYDPPDSRGLGYEVMGCLTGSGVTGLKKTEQLVTSHINKNAPQWQGAKQSPSSVFLMADADRGTASPVVFATPMNSNFPDPEDNHGKEGGIMNFCDGHAEFVKRVKWLDVWDFSQDTDRSAKAKR
- a CDS encoding metallophosphoesterase; this translates as MRPSIQLSSRGFVFVALILLAVAPLSTGIAGAQPVWINEVLTNPNGSDSGASFGNEHFELRGAPGLSLAGYYLLSLEGQVAEGMGDINQFFDLGAFSIGANGYLFARQNFSAYTATVPGATVIQNTAGQGWGLAGASTVGYSGDGAQVDWENRVTTILLVNIGTGSPPALTLDLDANDDGWLDPLPPGWSLVDSVGILDGAATQSPDDRSYGAITLRVGGAASGTSQYANVLDVPGTPPTTSGAMYVGRKGESTGSTAADWFGAILNGGSGTPLDFTLASASDPFYQGLKLPDMVFGGPNPVYVPPPGQPALHSPASNELNVSTSPVLQVNVSDPENRDLTVTFYGGVVPAGPDFTIAVLPDSQYYCAPARRGLPAMFSAQADWIVSNRLAWDIAYVAHLGDIVDAGDSLSQWQNATNALYRLENPLTTGLPDGIPYGTTVGNHDQEPNGDPDGASTAYYNQFFGTGHFAGKSYYGGYYGGNNDNHFDLFTAGGMDFIAVYLEYDPSASAGPLTWANALLETYSDRRAIVVSHYIGRPVIPSDFGSQGAAIYDALKGNTNLFLMLCGHVNGEGSREDVFAGNTVRTLVSDYQFRGAGGNGFLRLLRFSPAFNSVRVFSYSPWVRQYETDADSQFEFSYPMQSAPVAVVPIATNAVPSGGTASCLWTGLTPGATYEWYVTVSNGSQITTGPAWRFATAPANLPWTNLAPILNDFAPHTMLANSSAAIPFAIDDAETNPTNLTVTAYSSNGTLLPPSGISVGGLGADRVLQLTPAPDQAGACLITVVVSDGDYAPSESFMLKVLRPEILALWDFNSDPPDGNADTGTLDPAAGSGVIATAGTPNATIGSISAQSYDPNVGDDSAWRLAPFPSAGSGNRTSGAEFRVSTVGCRNIALSWDHYNSATASRYWRVQYTLDGLNYSNTSFVYTNPAETLWFPTGLSLADIPGANDNPNFGIRLVSEWESTATSQGLNRYFGTQASGSYSTAGTLWLDMVTISGDVIPPLLALHRAGDLLLLSWPTNRWQFDLQSRTNLAVGDWELLAQPPIVTNGYNLVVTTNAPSPRFFRLAR